From Mycobacterium lacus, one genomic window encodes:
- a CDS encoding YraN family protein: MTTLTRVQLGAFGEALAVDHLTRTGLRILDRNWRCRYGEIDVIASDTATATVLFVEVKTRTGDGYGGLAHAVTERKVRRLRRLAALWLAGQDERWSAVRIDMIGVRIGRRRTPEITHLQGIG, from the coding sequence ATGACAACATTGACTCGGGTCCAGCTGGGAGCGTTTGGCGAGGCCCTCGCCGTGGACCACCTGACGCGGACGGGGTTGCGGATCTTGGACCGCAACTGGCGCTGCCGCTACGGCGAAATCGATGTGATCGCCTCCGACACCGCCACCGCAACGGTGTTATTCGTGGAGGTCAAGACCCGTACCGGCGACGGGTACGGGGGGCTGGCGCACGCAGTGACCGAGCGCAAGGTTCGCCGGCTGCGCCGGCTGGCCGCATTGTGGCTGGCCGGTCAGGACGAGCGCTGGTCCGCGGTGCGGATCGACATGATCGGCGTGCGGATCGGCCGTCGCCGCACCCCGGAGATCACGCATCTGCAGGGGATCGGCTGA
- the fdhD gene encoding formate dehydrogenase accessory sulfurtransferase FdhD — protein MGHVTARRRVKHLSADQAIIRPETLVVEEPLEIRVNGTPITVTMRTPGSDIELAQGFLLTEGVIGHREDVLIARSCGGPDEDPTTREATTYNVLDVTLAPGVASPRLDVTRNFYTTSSCGVCGKASLQAVRMISRFSPGEDATTVAAATLRAMPDQLSSAQKVFASTGGLHAAALFSVDGTMFAVREDIGRHNAVDKVIGWAVEHDRLPLGASVLLVSGRASFELTQKAAMAGIPILAAVSAPSSLAVSLADEFGITLVAFLRQDSMNVYTRTDRIV, from the coding sequence GTGGGACACGTCACGGCGCGTCGACGGGTGAAGCATCTGTCCGCCGATCAGGCGATCATCCGGCCGGAAACCCTGGTCGTCGAGGAGCCGCTGGAGATCCGCGTCAACGGGACGCCAATCACGGTGACCATGCGCACCCCCGGCTCGGATATCGAGCTCGCGCAAGGCTTTCTGCTCACCGAAGGGGTGATCGGGCACCGCGAAGATGTGCTGATCGCGCGCTCCTGCGGTGGGCCGGATGAGGACCCCACTACCAGGGAAGCCACCACATACAACGTTCTCGACGTGACACTGGCGCCCGGCGTCGCGTCACCGCGTCTTGATGTCACCCGCAACTTCTACACCACGTCGTCGTGCGGGGTCTGCGGCAAGGCGTCGCTTCAGGCCGTGCGGATGATCAGCCGTTTCTCACCCGGCGAGGACGCGACGACCGTCGCCGCCGCCACGCTCAGGGCAATGCCGGACCAACTTAGCTCCGCGCAAAAGGTTTTCGCGAGCACCGGTGGGTTGCACGCCGCGGCGCTGTTTTCGGTGGACGGCACCATGTTCGCCGTGCGTGAGGACATCGGCCGGCACAATGCGGTGGACAAGGTCATCGGCTGGGCTGTGGAGCACGACCGGCTGCCGCTGGGCGCGTCGGTGCTGCTGGTCAGCGGGCGGGCCTCGTTCGAGTTGACCCAGAAGGCGGCGATGGCCGGGATCCCGATCCTTGCCGCGGTGTCCGCGCCGTCGTCGCTGGCCGTCTCGTTGGCCGACGAGTTCGGGATCACCCTCGTGGCCTTCCTGCGGCAAGACTCGATGAACGTGTACACGAGGACCGACCGAATCGTGTAG